TGAAGTAGAAAGTAAATGGGTAATCACTGAGAAagatgaggggaaaaaatagGGGAGATAAATTCCTATAAAACAtgagattaaatgttttttcaacaAGTGTTGTTGAGTTCAAAGGAACTTTATCTTCCAATACAATCGTGTCATCTCATAATTGTATTGTAAAATGCATCTTCCAGTGTCCGTACTGTTATGCTGTACGTAAATTGTGTAAATTAAACACATTACAGCAAAAGGAAAATGATCTGACTTCTAGAGAAGGCTTTTTGACTCTTGTGGAATAGTGGTAGGCTGCATGAACGTGATTGTGTCCTGTTTTGGGAATTGCAGCAGACTGCTGTGTCTGACTCAGCCCCTTCTGTTGATTTTGGGGAATTCTGTGTTCTGGTAACTTAACAGAGCTGATATGACTCATCTGAAGTCCCTATGGTGTCGCACCACTTCCCAGAAAGAAGGATGGTGATGTGGATGATGTTAGTTCATGTGTATATGCGAAAAACGATCACAGCCTTGGAACTAGTCTGGCCAGCTTTTAGATTTAACCTCTTTGCAGTAGAGAGTGAATAGTGAGTTGCTCACCAGTTGCCGTTACAGACAAGCAGATCATCAGGTGTGGGTTGGAGCTGGggaggcagagaaagaaaatgctGACCAGTCAGTCTGTGGTGACCACAATTTGGAAGTCTGTTTACAATATGATGACCTCTCCACTCTTTTCCCTCCATTCTTAccatttgtccatctgttttgGAGCTCTGCCAGCAAGCAAGGCCAAATCTGACTGAAACAACACAGACTGTTCTTAATGGGAATATCTTACAGCCACAGAAATGGAAAGCTTGCCAATTCTTTTCATAATGTGATGGGAAATACAATAGACTTATACGAGGCTCAGCACCTTGGCATCAAAAGTGCAGTCACATTAAACTTGATTTCAAATATACTCGGGATGAAAAAAGCCACTGGCAATGTCACTGTGACCCCTTGACTAAAAAAGCACGAAGGACTCCTTGTGTAGCCATTTGTGGTGTAATTGCTCTGAAGCAGATTCACTAAAGACATAATGCCAGAGACTGCCtggtttcagtgttttacagTGGATCAGTTTAAGTTAAGTCAAATTAAGCGTGGCCTCACGAATTAGAGAATTTAATTCTCTTATCCTTGTTGTTTAGGTTCATATTTGTTTCATTGAGCAAATGAGGCTGATTGCAAAAAGTGATGCATTTAAAAACAGGTTTTGTAAACATACCACAGACTAAACTAAGACATGACCTATTGACATTTATTTGTTCTGCTCTTGAGgaatgtttttggacagtgtCAACATCAGGCACCGTTAGATGTGGTGCAAAAATGTGGCAATGCTGATTTGTGAGGGTAATTTTCTTTTGGTTGCAATGAAATCccttttgtgtaaatttacctGAAAATTGCACACATCAGCTTTTAAACATTGATTGTGTCCGTTTTTAGATCAtaaaaaaattgaattcaataaaattgaattgaaaaattgaattgaataaaaaaTTGCAAGACCTTACATGCTTCATAACGTTTGCCAGCAAAAAGGTTTCAGGAAAAGGGGATCATTTGATACTAACAGGGGCTACTGTAGTAATATGGACACTGAAGATAGGCTGTCACAGAGAAGTAATTGAGTGACTGGTTACTTTTGAGCCTTATTCTTGCAGTGTTTTCCAGAAAATGTTGATAtaataaagcaaacaaaaataaaatgaatctcCATTGCTTGTACTAGCTCCATCAGCGTTATGCTTCCTGATacagaaacaaatattttattgtgtgtCACTAATCTGTTATTGCCTCACTTTGTTATTAATGtagcagaaaatgtttttgtcgGAAAGTGCTCCTTCTGATTTGTATCTATTGCTTTCTCCATGCTAGGTCGAAATGAGCTGATAGCTCGCTATATCAAGCTGCGAACAGGAAAGACACGCACACGCAAACAGGTATGCACAGATATTACTGAAGATGACAGTATAGACATGTGTTTGATGTAATAGGATTTACTGGATGGAGCTCATGTGTTTTCTGATATGTTTCTTACTTTGCTGTAATTCACCACTACACCTTATTAAAGTGATTATCATCAAACCATGTCTGTTTGAAATTGTAAAAtcatcatttgtgtgttttcatggggGTAACCCTATAGGTGTCTAGTCACATTCAGGTTTTGGCACGTAAGAAGGTACGAGAATACCAAGCAAGCATCAAGGTGGGTTCCCCCAGAATCAGCTCACCCTTTCCTCTGTAGTCACATCCcttcttttctcttcctttcttgTCTTTCCTTTTCCTTGTTCCTCCCATCCTTTTTCCTCCATCCTGTTTTTCTTCAGGTCTCTAGTCACCTGCAAGTTTTGGCCAAGCGAAAGTCTCGTGAGATTCAGTCTAAGCTCAAGGTACATGCGCTCACTGACTTTGCAATGCTTGCTGCTTCGCTCTGCATGTGGCGCAGAACTAACTTCACATATCACCGAGGATGTCTTGGTCAGGAGTTGAGACTGATTGTACCTCTCTGTCAGAGTTCCGACAGTTTGATTTCTGCTGTCATTCGCAACCATCTTAAAGATGCAACTACATGTCAGAGAACATATAAACTGTAACCGTGTAGCTTCAGCTAGTTTAAGTTTTGTCCTATGGTTTTTGCTTTCAGTACTATGTGGACCAACTTAAAGAAGGGCTGTGtaattttttccatcagtaaaagacaaaattacatGATAATGCATGACAAATCCATTTAGTGTTGTGGTTATTCCATGCCATCTGAGCTATTGGCATCTATGTCAAGACCACAGGAAAACTGATGGAACAGTTTAAATCCAATTTAGAAGCAGTTAGTTGCATGTTTGTTCTACAGTCATTAGAGCACAGAAatggtgatattttttttcttttcttggctGTAGGAATGTGGTGTGACAGGCTCGGGCTTTGCAAACTAACGTTTTCAGATGTCCTATTTGTTTGCTTGTATGCTTTATAGGTCTCATACATTTGGTGCTTGTGTCTCAGTTTGTGGGGAAGAGGTTTTTGCTATGATGCATGGCAGTTTCATCTGTCTGTTCACTTTGTTCAGCAGGTTTGTGGCCTTGGACAGATAACTGCATGAGATTCAATAGCTTGCTCTGTTAATATATATGGCTGTTATGATGAACATGAGTGCtttcatacacacaaacatgcatcaATATGTACTCTTTAGAAATTTCAAATTTCTCCTTTAATACATTTCTGATCTCCACATTCCTGCCCTTGAACATTTCTCTCAGTTCTTTATCTTTTCTGTTTAATCACTTCTCTTCTGGTTTGACTGTGCCCTGTAATAAAGTCTCTTTGTAAAATCATTCTGCAACAAAGATGTTCAACTTAGTGCTTTGTGATACATAATCTCTGATTATACTTGGAGGGTGTAACTTTTTAAGATTTCCAGCTCAGCATATTTACTTGTACAAACATAAACATTATGCTCTAGGATGACACAGATTAGTAAGGCATTGCCTGTCCTGTCAAAATAAGGTTCACGCTTCTGAACTTAGCATCATGCGTCTGTTTGAAGAGGTAGATTTGGGATGTAGTCACTTCAGAGAGTTACAATTGCTTCACAAAGTATTTGGGCCTGTTCACGTTTTGCACATTTAATAGTCTAGCagatctctctttttttaaggcATTTGTTCCCAGTACACAGATGAAGTGAAATCATGCTTTGAGAAATCTTTGcatatttattaaatatcaaCAACCCAAATCTTTCATTTACAAAAGTATTTAGACCCTAATTCAGTGTTTAGTAGAAACCCCTTAGGCAGCAGttagttttcagttttcaggAGTAAGTCTCAACAGGCTTTGCACACTAGGATTTGGGCAGTTCATCCCTTTCTTCCTGACAGATCCTCTGAAGCTCCCTCATTGGATAGGAAGCATCTGTGCTCTGCAATCCACAGGTTTCTGTACAGTTGTTCTGTGGagttcaagtctggactttggcTGGGCGGGTCAAGGACAGTCAAACTTTTCCTGAAGGAGCTTTAGTGTTGTCCTGACCCTATGATTCTGAGTTTCTGATCATTCTGAAAGGTCAGCTGTTGTCCCAGTCTTAGATCAAAGTGATTTACAAGGACCTTTCTGTGTTTGGTTGCATTCAGCCTTCAGTTCTGATCGGTCTCTCTGCCCTTGCTGCTACGAGGCAAACCCACAGAATGCCAGAACTATGCCTCACTGTAAGGATGGTATTAgccaggtgatgagcagtgccctGGTGTTCAGCAGAGTTGGTGTTTGGCGTTCTCTTCAAAGAGtgtagtttttctgtcattgaACCAGACAATCTTTCATCTCATGCTCTCCTTTCTAGTCCTTGAAAGGACATTTGACAAACACCAAGAAGGCTGTCGTATGTCTTTTACTCTGTGACTTTCATCTAGCCTCTGTACCATAAAGATCTGATCAGTGAAGTGTTGTTGAGATGCACGTCCTCCTGGCGGTTTCTATTCTCTGCTCAGGACCTCTTAGGTTCTAGGTCACCTCCCCAAAACAAAGACCTTCTTACTCGGCTACCCAGTTTGGCTTGACAGCCAAATACTGAAAGAGTCCTGGTGGTTTCAAACTTTTTCATTTCACAATAATTAAAGCCACTGTGCTCTTTGGAATGCTcaaagctgcagaaatgaaaTAGCCTTGTCCTGCTTTATGCCTCACCAATTTTATCCTGTAAGTCTACAGAAAGTCTGGGTAGTCTATGTCCAGTCCATTCAGTTTTGCAAAAGTGAACTTCACTTAGGTTAAAGACGTCTCTAAAAGAttattaaagcaaaaatgatGGACCTACCCATGACTTAGAGTGCCACAGCAAAGAGTCTAAACACTTTTGTGAATAAGATAtttcaagtttttgttttttttttgtacaatttttaataaataaaacatgtaaaactatGTTTTCAATTTGTAATTGTGGGTTACTGAGTGTAGATTGATGATTATTTAGATGCAATAACATGCAAAAAGTGAAGGGGTTTGAATACTGTATGAAGCATCTATATATACAGTGAGCAAGGCGTTTTCCTAACAGTGATTCTGTGatctgcttttactttgaatgtGCTCAAGTTAATTAATACCGTGTCTCTTTTGCCATAGGCCATGAACTTGGTAAGTTTTGGTTATACAACTACAGTTTTCTGCTTAAGGCTTTGTGCTGTGTGGTTGGCATCACATTACTGCTAATCCACAATACAGTTTTACTGCCAGACTCAAAAATCCTGCTCATTGCTCTTTTGTTTTTAGTGGCTTTAGTGAAATACTGGTGATGGTTAGCTTTTCTAGTTCTGTGCGCCTCCTGCTTTGGCTTCCCTTCACGTCTGCTTTGCTCCCTGTCCTGTCTTCCCCTATAGTTACTGCATCATGCTGAAGTACAGTATATGTTGGCTGGCTTGCTGTCTAAACTGGCCTTTGAAGTTGGCTGACTTTGGAATGACAACCTAATTTTTACTGAACAGTTTAGATAGGGTGTTGTCATTGTGTATTACTTggtgtttgtctttttcattcAGGACCAGGTATCCAAAGACAAGGCACTGCAGACAGTAGCCAACCTCTCATCAGCTCAGATAGTGTCTGCGAGTGTAATGAAACCCCAGACTCCCTTCCCTCCACCAGTCAGAGTGAGAtgaaaacactgacacacacacatgcacacacatgcatatctGTTCTTTTCTACCTTCTGGCTAAACGTCTGAGTAATACCGTCTGCCCCGTTTCCCCCCTTTCCTCATGTTTAGTTTTGGCCCGGCCCTATGCCAGGACAGCCTGGACATTCTCAGGAGTAAGTGTCACTGGCAGATCAGttggttttgtttctgtaaaattaaaaaaaaaagtttcttgttCAAGCTGGTACAAATGCTgatctcttctctttttttgtatttccagTATCAAACCCTTTGCACAGCCACCATACACTACACTACCAGCCCCTGTCCCTGCGCCCATCAGTAAGCGGAAACACAGAATAACTGATTTGCCGAGTTAAATAATGTCatggtaattttgtgttatcctgttttaaatgtttgacaGGTTATGAGGCCTTACCACCACCTCGTCCTGCAGCTATAGCAGCTCCTGTATGGCAAGACAGAACCATCGCCTCGGCAAAATTACGGCTACTGGAGTACTCTGCTTTTATGGAGacccagagagacagagagacggTACAAACATCTAGACCCTTCCAGCCATGTAAAAGATTGccaaaataaaatctgtctcTCTACCCTCTCTTTCTTACCGTTTCTCCTTCCTTTCTACAGTATAAACACCTTTTCGTACACATTGGGCCATCCAACCCAGGCTACAATGACCCTGTATTGGAGTCCATAGATGTGAGGCAGATTTACGACAAGTTCTCTGAGAAGAAAGGCGGCCTGAAGGAGCTGTACGAAAAAGGGCCACACAATGCGTTCTTTCTTGTCAAGTTCTGGGTCAGTACATAAAAAACAATGTTCCCATTGAAGTCAAATGgagaaaaacatgctttttagttttttcgtCTAATTATATTCATTCTATTAGATTCATAATTTGTTGTTCCTTAGAATAGCTTTTTTTAAGCAGTCTGAGGTAATAACCTGTTACACCACATGGGGGAAGCAAAGTGTAACACTGGAGCACACACGGGACTTCATTGgtagtctttttttaaagctgtatttAATTCAACTCCCTGGTGCTTTTATCACTCAGAACAGAAAGACATGCAAGTTCTTTAGTCAGAGTATTCAATCAGTCTTTCTGATGCAGAGTGACAGCAAAATTCTCCTATTTCTCATGAAGAGCCACAGTGGTCACTTTGACCCAGATATGTGTAGTAAAACACATATAGAAGGGTAATTAGTGTTTGGTGGTGActtcttgatttatttttctctcagtgCTCTTATCACACTCACTCTTTGTCCACCTGATTTTTCTCGTTTCAGGCGGACCTGAGCAGTGACATTGAGGAGGGTTCTGGTGTGTTCTATGGCGTGAGCAGCCAGTACAGCGGGGCAGAAAACATCACTATTAGTGTCTCAACAAAAGTTTGCTCCTTTGGCAAACAAGTGGTGGAGAAGGTTGAGGTGAGGGAACGGACCTTTTGTTTTAATACACACAAATGATTTCCTATCAGGCCACATCAACACAGGTTTTAGTCGTGACGCATGCGTGTGGATTCCTCCCATCCAGACCGAGTATGCACATTTGGAAGGAGGGAAGTACGTGTTCCGCATCCATCGTTCACCCATGTGTGAATATATGATCAACTTCATCCACAAACTCAAACACCTGCCAGAGAAATACATGATGAACAGTGTACTGGAGAACTTCACCAttctacaggtgtgtgtgtgtgtgtatgtgtgtgtgtgtaaacattgTTAGGAACTCCTAGTGACGGACATGATTTGAATAagccaaaaaagaaaaccattatgagcaaaacttttttttaaaaagtcgaATGTTTCTAGTTCAAGAGTTAATGTTCTCAGGGATTGCACTTCTTTTGAGCCACTCTCACTGAAAACAAAGCAGTTCAGACATTGTCTCACAGCATTTCCTGGAAGAGGATCTGGTGAAAATCATCTCTGCCTTTATAAAGCATTTAGTTGAAGCTAAGCAATAAATTGAGGAGAGTAGTGGAAGTGAGTGACAAGTAATTTTAGATGTAGAGctgactgttttctgttttgtatgcGGTTCAGCAGCACTTGAGCTATGAAACTAAAGTTTAAAAGAAACTTAATGCACTTTCCACAACTAAATTTTATGATCTTCAACgaaacataaaaattaaatgagcaaaattTGAGATTTTCTAAATATTACTTTCCCTTTTACAATTTACACAAACATGGTTTCTAACTTTTTTTCTACCAGTTTCTAGAGGTAATTTGTCACCATCCCCTGTCCTGAAGTCTAGGATCACATCTTTAGTTTTTCCAATGCTTAGAAAATTACTGCAGCATAAACTATCAAGATTAGATCAAAGACTTCTTTCCTGCAAATTCTGTTACATGTTGTTCCCATTATCATGTGTTTGTTCATATATCCTTTATGGTTAAAGTCCTGATTCTCCACAATAgtgtcttctttttgtgttgtctttttgctAGGTGGTGTCCaacagagaaactcaggagacTCTGCTGTGCATCGCCTTTGTGTTCGAAGTGTCCACAAGTGAACACGGAGCGCAGTACCACGTTTATCGACTAGTCAACGACTAGCGGCATGTTGCCTGCATGCAGAGACTCTTCACAGACTTTTTGATACATACAGCATAAATACTATTTCCAGCTCAACACACAGATTTCCCCACTCCTCCACTTTaaacacaaactttttttttaaacagaccaACCGTCACACTGTAGTCATACCTGCGGCTTGTTTCATGTGTATGCACAGATCTTTCAGCAACATCACATGACATCAACAATCATGGAATTATCTCACTGTTTCTCATAGATAttgtggttttctttttaattgaaAGGTTAATTCACTGACAAGtctaaaatatgataaaacctgaaaaaaaaactgaaaaagggaTATAGTACATTGAGTCAAGTTGAATACTTCATATCTCTCCGTCATCTACATCATATTCAGTGAGAACGTAAGTTTGATGCATTAAAAATGAACTTAATTTCCAGGGAATGTTCCAAGCATATGCATTTATGTCATAGGTGTGACTGATGTGAGACGAGTTTGAATATAGTTGGACAAACAAACCATTTAATCAGTGTTAATGTAACCTGCCACAATGACTTTTTCTGCTACAGTTTGTGGTATCTCTGCAAGGTACAATTTGAACGACCCTACAATTGTATATCTTCTGTTACTGCTTAGTGTGAAATCATGGACTTCTATTCGATCCAAGGATCCTATTGCAGAAAGTATGAGTGTGCCTCTTTTCAGAAAATAATGCACTACATGTAAAGACGTACATGTCGTATTTATATTTGAAACGGTGTCAAAGCGTGAAGAGAGCCATCGCTTTAGGAGTATTTGCTGTTGAAAGGTTTCCAGTGGTACATGCTGCGGAGGGGAGATCTTGATCGGCTCACTTGTCTATGGAAACAACGGAATCACTTAGAGTTTCGGATTCAGTTCAAACTTTGGTGTCAGCAGCATTTTTAACAAGAGAATTATCTTTACTGTTCATAGACACTATactgtttttactttgactGTGTGGGCTTGCTGCAGTATTTCTACCTCCACGCGAGTTGGGATAAGAATGTGCTTTGATTCATAAAGCCTTAAGCTGAGGAGCACTGATGTATAGGATGTGTACACTACTCTTGTAATGGTACTGTTTATAAGCCCAAATAAGGCAAATAGACTTGTTTTTGTAAAGATGacatatccttttttttttgtacttcacCAGCACAGCAAGAAGTGTTACTCTAAACATCGACAATGATGGCTGTTGTGGTTGTATCTTTTCTGACATATGGTACACACCACATTAAGGTCACTCAGTGCGCTGGGGTAGATTTTTCCCTGATAACACTAACAACACTATCCAGCTGacacttttattgttttgctctATGTAATGTTTTGGATTACTGGTACGCATGGCTACCAGCATTTTTATATTAAATCTTATTTGACTCTATCACGCCCTCTCCTGGCAGGATTATCTTTAACCACGTGGAAGGCGTTTCTGTCATGACAGTAAGAGCCATCTGTCTGGCTCCATTTTTAGACATTGTAATTTGATATTCACTGTGTGGTCAGCCAAaagtgttttatcttttttttctgtctatgtACTCTGTTTGGCTGTGCCTAATCACTCCTTTGGTCAAGCCTGCTCAGTGAATTAAATCTGTGCCTTTTATGCTGTACCAATAAAATCACATGGTGTCTTGATAGCAACATTTTGGCAACtgcttgaaagaaaaaaaaaacattctgaaattCTAAATTAATAAATTGTAATTATCTTACACAAGTGTTTACACCCGAGttaagaaaaatgttgtatttggTCTTAGGGTTGCATATCCAACTGGAATACTAAACATTACATGGTCAAATTCATATTcctaaattacttttttttaaagtcttttgtAACTTGTTCAGTGTTAGCATAAGAATTGACACTTTCCATACTTGATTTAAGAAAGGGAGTTTTGTAGAAAACCTGTATATATTCTTTGAATTACGTATTGAGGGTAAGGGGAATGTTTTGAATTTCTGTACTGTGACTTGGGTGTCATTTAGGCTCTAatataaacatttcaaacaacatCCAATCCCTGTTCTAATCAGCTTTGTTCAACTGAAGACATTTATCCATGTTACAAACGCAGgcttatttagctgcagccccTTCAGAGCATGTGGTCTCTGGGAATTGCTTTTCCATAATGTTATAACCACCTGgacatttttaatcacttttcTTATCTCAGATAGTAACTCACTCTGCTATTACAGTCCATAGATTTCTCATTTGTCCTGCTAGGTGGAGCTGTCACCTCAAATTTAAATGTTGACATGACGCATCCAAAGTACAGTAAATCTGATGCAATTCAATACAACTCTCCCAAAAATGATATTTTCACAAAGCTTTTACC
The nucleotide sequence above comes from Amphiprion ocellaris isolate individual 3 ecotype Okinawa chromosome 8, ASM2253959v1, whole genome shotgun sequence. Encoded proteins:
- the tead3a gene encoding transcriptional enhancer factor TEF-5; translated protein: MLGRNELIARYIKLRTGKTRTRKQVSSHIQVLARKKVREYQASIKVSSHLQVLAKRKSREIQSKLKAMNLDQVSKDKALQTVANLSSAQIVSASVMKPQTPFPPPVRFWPGPMPGQPGHSQDIKPFAQPPYTTLPAPVPAPISYEALPPPRPAAIAAPVWQDRTIASAKLRLLEYSAFMETQRDRETYKHLFVHIGPSNPGYNDPVLESIDVRQIYDKFSEKKGGLKELYEKGPHNAFFLVKFWADLSSDIEEGSGVFYGVSSQYSGAENITISVSTKVCSFGKQVVEKVETEYAHLEGGKYVFRIHRSPMCEYMINFIHKLKHLPEKYMMNSVLENFTILQVVSNRETQETLLCIAFVFEVSTSEHGAQYHVYRLVND